From a single Lolium rigidum isolate FL_2022 chromosome 7, APGP_CSIRO_Lrig_0.1, whole genome shotgun sequence genomic region:
- the LOC124674533 gene encoding arogenate dehydratase/prephenate dehydratase 6, chloroplastic-like, producing MAAASLIKAPIGQNPRLACQAPGRSRGSVRCSLSSVVGGRSEWLSSCAVLSSKVAALGPHSVNGHASPAPAPAPAPAPEGTVLDLIPVSSLTGGAKKNLPVPLRIADLSPAPMHGSELRVAYQGVPGAYSEKAAGKAYPACDAIPCDQFEVAFQAVELWIADRAVLPVENSLGGSIHRNYDLLLRHRLHIVGEVQLPVHHCLLALPGVRKESITRVISHPQALAQCEHTITRMGLNVVREAFDDTAGAAEYIATNGLRDTAAIASSRAAELYGMEVLADGIQDDSGNVTRFVMLAREPIVPRTDRPFKTSIVFAHDKEGTSVLFKVLSAFAFRDISLTKIESRPHRHRPIRLVDDANRGTAKHFEYMFYIDFQASLAEPRAQNALAEVQEFTSFLRVLGSYPMDMTPMTAGSSSTVVSSDS from the coding sequence ATGGCTGCCGCGAGTTTGATCAAGGCACCCATCGGGCAGAATCCTAGGCTGGCGTGCCAAGCTCCGGGCAGGAGCCGTGGATCAGTCCGGTGCTCTCTGAGCTCGGTGGTGGGCGGCCGGAGCGAGTGGCTGAGCAGCTGCGCCGTCCTCTCCAGCAAGGTGGCCGCGCTCGGCCCGCACTCCGTCAACGGTCACGCCTCGCCAGCTCctgctcccgctcccgctcccgcccCCGAAGGCACGGTGCTGGACCTGATCCCCGTGAGCAGCCTCACCGGCGGCGCCAAGAAGAACCTACCGGTGCCGCTCCGCATCGCGGACCTGTCCCCGGCACCGATGCACGGGTCGGAGCTGCGCGTGGCGTACCAGGGCGTGCCCGGCGCGTACAGCGAGAAGGCGGCGGGCAAGGCGTACCCTGCCTGCGACGCCATCCCCTGCGACCAGTTCGAGGTTGCCTTCCAGGCCGTGGAGCTGTGGATCGCGGACCGCGCCGTGCTCCCCGTGGAGAACTCGCTGGGCGGCAGCATCCACCGCAACTACGACCTGCTCCTCCGCCACCGGCTCCACATCGTCGGCGAGGTGCAGCTCCCCGTGCACCACTGCCTGCTGGCCCTCCCGGGGGTGCGCAAGGAGAGCATCACCCGCGTCATCAGCCACCCGCAGGCGCTGGCGCAGTGCGAGCACACCATCACGCGCATGGGCCTCAACGTCGTGCGCGAGGCCTTCGACGACACCGCGGGAGCCGCCGAGTACATCGCCACCAACGGGCTCCGCGACACGGCCGCCATCGCGTCCTCCCGCGCCGCCGAGCTGTACGGCATGGAGGTGCTCGCCGACGGCATCCAGGACGACTCGGGCAACGTGACCCGGTTCGTGATGCTGGCAAGGGAGCCCATCGTGCCGCGCACCGACAGGCCCTTCAAGACCAGCATCGTGTTCGCGCACGACAAGGAGGGCACCTCCGTGCTCTTCAAGGTGCTCTCGGCCTTCGCCTTCCGGGACATCTCCCTCACCAAGATCGAGAGCAggccgcaccgccaccgccccatcCGCCTCGTCGACGACGCCAACCGCGGCACCGCCAAGCACTTCGAGTACATGTTCTACATCGACTTCCAGGCCTCGCTCGCCGAGCCCCGGGCGCAGAACGCGCTCGCCGAGGTCCAGGAGTTCACCTCCTTCCTGCGGGTGCTCGGGAGCTACCCCATGGACATGACCCCCATGACCGCCGGTTCCTCCTCCACCGTTGTATCGTCCGATTCGTAG